The sequence ACAATGTTCAGGCGAAGGCCAATGCTGAAACCAACCGGGTGCAATATTACATCGCCAAAGCCACTGAGGCCCGATTGATTGCTGAGCGAGATGATAAGGACAAGATTGAATTTCCAGCAATGCTAGCTGAAATATCAGATAACCCAAGGGTGACGAGCTATCTGGAAACGCAAAAAGAAGTGTTTTTCTCACGCCGCAATACCTTAAAAAGTGAGTTATCGGCCATCAGTGAAAACATTAATGGCTTAATCTCACAAACCAAAGGTTTACAAGCTTCACGTAAAAATAAAGAAGAGCAACTGACCTATATTAACGAACAGCTCGAAGGCATCCGCGAGTTGGAAAAAGAAGGTTATGTGGCCCGTAATCGTCTATTGGAACTGGAGCAAACCGCGGCACAAATCAATGCCACTATTTCAGAAGATATTGGCAATATTGCCCGTGCTCAGAGTCAGGTCAGTGAACTCAAACTAAGCCGCTTACGTCGCGAGCAGGAATATAAAGAGCAAGTCAGGGAGCAGCTGTCAGAGGTACAAAGACAAGTCGATGCTTTGGGCAGTCAGTTAACCGGTCTGGACTATGACTTAGAAAAGGTGCTGGTGCGAGCACCTGCCTCTGGCATTGTGGTCGGACTCAAGGTATTCACTGAAGGGGCGGTAGTTGCTCCCGGATTTAAAATGATGGACATCGTGCCCAGCGAAGATTCCTTAGTTGTCGAAGGGCAACTGCCAGTACATTTAATTGATAAAGTGCGTGCCGGTTTGCCGGTAGAGTTAATGTTTACCGCCTTTAATCGAAACCTGACGCCGCATGTACCGGGTGAAGTCACCCAGATATCGGCTGATCGTTTGATTGATGAAATAACCGGTGAGCCCTATTACCAGTTGATTGCCAAGGTCTCGCCTGAAGGTATAGAGATGATGCCGGATCTCACTGTGAAACCGGGTATGCCGGTAGAAATGTTTGTTAAAACCGGTGAGCGAACCATGATGAATTATCTGCTCAAGCCGTTTATTGATCGTCTGAAACTGTCCATGACCGAAGAGTAGTGAATATGACGTTATGGAGACAAGCTGTTTACCTTGCTGTAATGGGGGCGTTATGTATCCATCAGGCACAGGCATTAGATTTGGTGGAAGCGTATACGTTGGCACGGGCTAATGATCCGACCTTTAAGGCCGCTTATCAGGCGTATCAGGCAGGTAAGGAATACAAAACATTAGGTCGGGCCAATTTATTACCGATGGTCACTGCCAGTTATTCACGGTTTCGTAATCATGCGGATATTGAGTATCAGAATAGTTTATTCAGCCGAACTGAAAAACGTGAATATGCCAGTGAATCCGCTGCGGTTCAGCTACGGCAGCCATTGATTAACTTTGATGCTTATGCCCGTTATAAACAAGGGGTGGCACAAACATCAATGAGTGAACAGGAGTTTGCCATTCGTGATCAGGAACTGATTTTACGTGTCTTTAACCGCTACGCTGCTGTTTTATACGCCAAAGATATGTTGTCACTGTCTGAACGTAAAAAAGCGGCCTATGAAGAACAGATGCAAGCCAATCTGTATATGTATAAACACGGTGAAGGCACCAAGACCGATATTCTGGAATCACAAGCCCGATACGATTTGGCTGAAGCCGATATTGTGGAAGCCAGGGATAACGTTAGTGATGCTCAGGCTGCCTTGGATCAAATCCTGGGCAGAACAACAGAAAGCATTGATCCCTTATTGGATAACTTTACGCTGCTGCCACTGCAAACTGATGATTTAGCCGAGTGGGAAGCGATAGCGTTACAAAATAATATCGAATTAAGCATTCAACGTTATGCCGTTGAGGTGGCACAGCAGGAGCTAAAACGCAGTCAGGCCGGACATTTGCCAAAGCTGGATGCAGTTGCCAGCTGGAATAACAATACCTCTGATACCACCAATACGTATAACCAGGAATCCACCATCCGTTCTGTTGGTTTGCAAGTGACAGTACCGATTTTTTCAGGTGGTGCGACATCGGCGCGCGTGCGTCAGTCACAAGCTAATTTATATAAAGCCAAAGAACAGTTTGATGAGACGGCGAACAAGGTAACACTGGAATTACAGCAGCAGTTTAATCTGGTGTCCAATGCCAAACGCAAACTAAAAGCCTACAGAACGGCGGTCAACTCGGCTGAAATGTTGGTTCACGCGACCAAAAAAAGCATCAAAGGCGGCACCCGTACCAATGTGGATGTGCTTAATGCGGAAAGTCAGTTATTTGAAGCCAAAGCAGATTTATTGCTGGCCCGTTATAACTATCTTCAGAGTTACCTCAACTTTAAAAAAGCGGCAGGCACGCTGGTATTTGATGATCTTGAACATGTGGCATCTCGTTTCCGATCACAGTAAATAACAAGATAGCTGGTCACCAAGGGCGTGTTAAAAACGTGTTTTTGCAAAAAAAGTGTAAATAAATTGTCACTTTTTCATTTTCGATTGGCATAGAGAGTAAGAGCACAACAAAAGGATGCTCGTTCGCGAATGATCTGCTGAAGTTTTTAGTACGTCATTGCTTGTAATATTGAATTCTAAGGAAAGTGGTTTTTATGGATGCAGTTCCAGATATTGTTGATGCGGTACTTATCTTTCTTGTTATTTTGTCTGTGATTATCTGGTCAGTAGGTATTAGCAAATACTTGGCGTTTTATCGTAACAGCCGGTTTGACCGAGAGTTTTTGGCTGTTTTTTCAAAAGCGCGTGATATTCAGGATCTACTGGCGGTGATGTCTTCAACAAAAGGGCGTCTTGCCAGAGTCTGCCAGGCCGGATTGGATGAACTGGTTTCATGGCAATATCTAGCGAATTCTGTCGCGCCTGATGATAAACGTGAAATGTTGATGCATTCCCTGAAACAACAGGCGCATGCTGAACAAACCCGTATGGAAAATGGCTTATCTATTCTGGCCAGTGTCGGCTCCACAGCACCTTTTATCGGTTTATTCGGCACGGTATGGGGCATTATGAATGCATTAAAAAGTATTACGGCGATGGGCTCGGCCAGTCTTGATGTCGTCGCTGGTCCGATAGGGGAAGCGCTGATCGCAACGGCGATTGGTATTGCCACGGCTGTGCCTGCCGTTCTCGCCTACAACTACTTTTTACGAAAAGTCAGATTATCTGCTGCCACCATGGATAACTTTGCGTCTGCATTTCATCTGTTGGTGCTTAAATCCCGTATCAAACACGATTAACAGTCGTGTTTCTGTTCTACCTGTTTTATCAGGTACGAAAACGATACCCATGAGTAATAGAGGAAGTCTGCTATGGCGATGAATACTGGCGGTGATGACAATATGATGAGTGAAATCAATGTGACGCCCTTAGTGGACGTGATGTTGGTGTTGCTGACTGTTTTTATCGTCACAGCCCCTTTATTGATGAACTCGGTGCCGGTTAATCTACCCAAAGCGAGCTCTGACTTAACCCTGACTCAGCCTGAGTCGATCAATATCAGCATAACAGCCGACGGCACTATGTATTTTAGTGATGATCCGGTCAGTCCGGAACAATTGGATGTCGCTCTGAATGAAGCCGCACAAAACGTGGATACCAGCGTTGAGATTTTTGCTGATGAAAAAGCAGAATACGGCACAGTAGCTAAAGTCATGGCAGCGATCCAGCGTGCCGGCATCAGTAAGTTTACCTTTGTGATGCAGCCGGAGTCTGATAGTTAATGCCAGTCAAAACTAGCCGTGTGAAGCCGTAATATGACGACCTGGGTGACCGATTTTTCATCAAACCAGTCTGTCGGTTCAGAGCGATGGCTGCCTGGTTTTTTATGGGCAGTATTGATTCATCTCGTTTTGATTTTGTTATTTATGCCGACCATTGAACATTCGCCGCCGGCAGCGCCTGTGCGTATTACCGTGCAAGTCAGTCAGCTGGAACCGATGGTTGAAGAGGAGGTGGTTGAACCCGAACCACCGCCTGAGCCTGTCGCCCCGGTAAAACCACCGGAAACTAAAAAAAAGATCCTTATCGCCAAGGATGACACACCACCTGAACCGGATGATATGGTGGTGATTGAACAGCCCCCCGAAGTTGAGCCAGTCGAAGAAGTGATGCCTGAGCCCAAAAAAGTGGAGCCGAAACCCGAACCTAAGAAAGTCGAAAAGCCCAAACCAAAACCGGAACCAAAAAAGGTTGAAAAGCCTAAGCCCAAACCAGAGAAACCTAAAAAGGTAGAGAAGCCGAAGCAAGATAAACCCGTGTTGAAACCCAAGGTTGCTGAAAAGGTGGAACCGATTGAGACATCGACGGAGGTCGTAGAGGCGCCGAGTACGGATACGTCAGCACAACCTTCGACAAGTTCTGTGGCAAGCAGCGAGAATAGCTCGAATACCAATGCCACGGGTAGCGGCAGCAATACTGATGAGAAAAATCAGGGGGGTACGGCGGATGTCGATAGAAATACGGCGTGGAAAGGCTATGGGCAGCTGCTATATGCCATGGTGTCCAAAAATAAAAACTATCCGCAATTAGCGATTCGTCGTCATCTTGAAGGCACGGTGATGGTCAGTGTGCGTTTTGAAAAAGGTCGGATGGTTGGCATTTCCGTTGTCGGACAGGGCAGCGGGCATACGGTACTCGACAAGGCGGCACATGAGATGGTGGAAAAAGCCGTCAAGGCTTTGCCTGTGCGTGGTAACTTATCAGGCAAATCATTTAGCGTCGTGGTGCCGGTTAACTTTCGTTTAACAGATTAAACCCATTTAACACTTTTTATCATGGCTAAGTGATGTATAGCGCCAATGAAGATATGATAAAGTGTGTCATCCAAATTATGGAAACCCTGCGTTACAGAATCTCTGAATCAACATCGTGCCATTGATGGTCGTTGATTAACGCAATAGTCGAAATGCCATTCATATTTCAACATACATACTGTTGCTATGCCGACGCGGGTTGTGTGAGCACATCGGTTTGTGAGCTTGCAATTCAAAATCACGTATTTTTAAGGGTTTAGAATGTCGAAAATTATTTATACCAAAGTTGATGAATCACCTGCATCAGCAACCTATTCATTGTTGCCGATTATTCGTGCTTTTACTGCCGATGCGAATATTGATATCGAAAGCCGGGATATTTCACTTGCAGGACGTATCATTGCTAACTTTCCAGATAATCTAACCGACGAACAACGCATTCCAGACCACTTGTCACAATTAGGGGCCTTAACTCAGGACCCGGCCACCAACATCATCAAGTTGCCCAATATCTCTGCTTCCGTACCCCAATTAAAAAATGCGATTGCAGAGTTAAAATCTAAGGGTTACGACCTGCCTGATTACCCTGAAGCGCCTAAAAACCCAGAAGAACAAGCCATTAAAGATCGTTATGCCAAAGT is a genomic window of Methylophaga thalassica containing:
- a CDS encoding TolC family outer membrane protein, translating into MTLWRQAVYLAVMGALCIHQAQALDLVEAYTLARANDPTFKAAYQAYQAGKEYKTLGRANLLPMVTASYSRFRNHADIEYQNSLFSRTEKREYASESAAVQLRQPLINFDAYARYKQGVAQTSMSEQEFAIRDQELILRVFNRYAAVLYAKDMLSLSERKKAAYEEQMQANLYMYKHGEGTKTDILESQARYDLAEADIVEARDNVSDAQAALDQILGRTTESIDPLLDNFTLLPLQTDDLAEWEAIALQNNIELSIQRYAVEVAQQELKRSQAGHLPKLDAVASWNNNTSDTTNTYNQESTIRSVGLQVTVPIFSGGATSARVRQSQANLYKAKEQFDETANKVTLELQQQFNLVSNAKRKLKAYRTAVNSAEMLVHATKKSIKGGTRTNVDVLNAESQLFEAKADLLLARYNYLQSYLNFKKAAGTLVFDDLEHVASRFRSQ
- a CDS encoding HlyD family type I secretion periplasmic adaptor subunit, with protein sequence MSTTQSESRHQQPEAVSQTISTDIQKYTRMGWLIVLAGFGGFLVWALLAPLDKGVPLNGKVSVATNKKAVQYQDGGTVDAILVKEGSVVKAGDVLVRMNNVQAKANAETNRVQYYIAKATEARLIAERDDKDKIEFPAMLAEISDNPRVTSYLETQKEVFFSRRNTLKSELSAISENINGLISQTKGLQASRKNKEEQLTYINEQLEGIRELEKEGYVARNRLLELEQTAAQINATISEDIGNIARAQSQVSELKLSRLRREQEYKEQVREQLSEVQRQVDALGSQLTGLDYDLEKVLVRAPASGIVVGLKVFTEGAVVAPGFKMMDIVPSEDSLVVEGQLPVHLIDKVRAGLPVELMFTAFNRNLTPHVPGEVTQISADRLIDEITGEPYYQLIAKVSPEGIEMMPDLTVKPGMPVEMFVKTGERTMMNYLLKPFIDRLKLSMTEE
- a CDS encoding energy transducer TonB, with the translated sequence MTTWVTDFSSNQSVGSERWLPGFLWAVLIHLVLILLFMPTIEHSPPAAPVRITVQVSQLEPMVEEEVVEPEPPPEPVAPVKPPETKKKILIAKDDTPPEPDDMVVIEQPPEVEPVEEVMPEPKKVEPKPEPKKVEKPKPKPEPKKVEKPKPKPEKPKKVEKPKQDKPVLKPKVAEKVEPIETSTEVVEAPSTDTSAQPSTSSVASSENSSNTNATGSGSNTDEKNQGGTADVDRNTAWKGYGQLLYAMVSKNKNYPQLAIRRHLEGTVMVSVRFEKGRMVGISVVGQGSGHTVLDKAAHEMVEKAVKALPVRGNLSGKSFSVVVPVNFRLTD
- a CDS encoding MotA/TolQ/ExbB proton channel family protein, with amino-acid sequence MDAVPDIVDAVLIFLVILSVIIWSVGISKYLAFYRNSRFDREFLAVFSKARDIQDLLAVMSSTKGRLARVCQAGLDELVSWQYLANSVAPDDKREMLMHSLKQQAHAEQTRMENGLSILASVGSTAPFIGLFGTVWGIMNALKSITAMGSASLDVVAGPIGEALIATAIGIATAVPAVLAYNYFLRKVRLSAATMDNFASAFHLLVLKSRIKHD
- a CDS encoding ExbD/TolR family protein, with the translated sequence MAMNTGGDDNMMSEINVTPLVDVMLVLLTVFIVTAPLLMNSVPVNLPKASSDLTLTQPESINISITADGTMYFSDDPVSPEQLDVALNEAAQNVDTSVEIFADEKAEYGTVAKVMAAIQRAGISKFTFVMQPESDS